A genomic window from Candidatus Kouleothrix ribensis includes:
- a CDS encoding SDR family NAD(P)-dependent oxidoreductase, with protein MQIRGSTILITGASQGIGAALARAAARAGARVILLARTQAALEQLAAEISAAGGAAAVYPADLTDPAAVEAAVARILAEVGVPEIVISNAGSGRWLFAEETTPSEASAMIAMPYLAAFYLTRALLPAMLQRGHGLLLYVNSPAALVAWPGATAYTAARWALRGFTEALRADLHGTRLQVAMAIPGKVSSSYFVNNPGTEARAPGLARLLPTLTPEQAAARMLGGIERGERLIIFPRPLKLLYLAHAVAPGLVRWLTVRTGTRRPRS; from the coding sequence ATGCAGATTCGCGGCAGCACTATTCTGATCACCGGCGCCTCGCAGGGCATCGGCGCCGCGCTGGCGCGCGCCGCAGCACGGGCCGGCGCGCGCGTGATCCTGCTGGCGCGCACGCAGGCCGCGCTCGAGCAGCTCGCCGCCGAGATCAGCGCTGCCGGCGGTGCGGCGGCGGTCTACCCGGCCGATCTGACCGACCCTGCGGCGGTCGAGGCTGCCGTCGCGCGCATCCTGGCCGAGGTCGGCGTGCCCGAGATTGTGATCAGCAACGCCGGGTCGGGGCGCTGGCTGTTCGCCGAAGAGACCACGCCATCCGAGGCATCCGCGATGATCGCGATGCCATACCTGGCGGCGTTCTACCTGACACGCGCGCTGCTGCCGGCAATGTTGCAGCGCGGGCACGGCCTGCTGCTGTACGTCAATTCGCCGGCCGCGCTGGTGGCCTGGCCCGGCGCCACCGCCTACACCGCCGCGCGCTGGGCGCTGCGCGGCTTCACCGAGGCGCTGCGCGCCGATCTGCATGGTACGCGGCTGCAGGTTGCCATGGCTATCCCCGGCAAGGTCAGCAGCAGCTACTTCGTAAACAACCCCGGCACCGAAGCACGCGCGCCCGGCCTGGCGCGGCTGCTGCCCACGCTCACGCCCGAGCAGGCCGCCGCGCGGATGCTGGGCGGCATCGAGCGCGGCGAGCGGTTGATCATCTTCCCGCGCCCGCTCAAGCTGCTCTACCTCGCGCACGCCGTCGCGCCCGGCCTGGTGCGCTGGCTCACCGTGCGCACCGGCACGCGCCGCCCCCGCTCCTGA
- a CDS encoding cysteine--tRNA ligase — MLKLYNTLTRRIEPFEAIEPGYVRMYSCGPTVYRYIHIGNLRTFLMADWLRRTLMYQGYQVRHIKNITDVGHMRIEMLDRGEDKLIAQARKEGKTSAQIAEFYTEAFLEDERRLNILPAHEFPRATAHVPEMIAITQGLLANGLAYEAGGNVFFDVRSFPNYGKLSGNLLAQMLAGVRDVADPFRRNPEDFPLWKLAEPGREMAWDSPWGRGFPGWHIECSAMAIKHLGEQFDIHTGGVDNLFPHHEDEIAQSEGYTGKRFVNYWLHAQHLLADGQKMAKSTGNAYTRADIEARGFDPIALRLLFASIHYRSRLNFTFSSLRSAQTALDRLRAAALRLAAAAGGVAAPGAEDGWRAQFGAALAHDLNLPRALALVWALLRGRGPATPPALRLQLLLEFDQVLGLGLAEWLRTAGAAGHAIEVAPALPAAVAELVAQRQSLRSAGHYTQADAQRAQIAAAGYAVRDTRAGPLVVLRRADEEFGSISRPADVPSQAGQPDRYDFSINLLVHDSRADLQRCVESIARHAAGWSLELVIIDNGSTDDSVAYLQGLARAGLRAADGTSIPLTLLFADHNMGFAAGRNATMRASCGRQLVLLDTSIELRGQIWAPIAQALRDEQVGLVGPYGLVTDDLKEFTESAGPDVDAIEGYLMAFRRALLPEIGLFEEKFRFYRLLDVYESFMIKAAGYRVVALPELAALIEKHAHREWYSLSEDERATKSKKNFDIYKRRWHHGESLTVRGYTDGSRWFGHDHALHLGTHTHAPAQLPPPGVPHTHKHQHWPDHDHEHAHVHD, encoded by the coding sequence ATGCTGAAACTCTACAATACCCTGACGCGCCGGATCGAGCCATTCGAGGCGATCGAACCGGGCTACGTGCGTATGTACAGCTGTGGCCCGACGGTCTATCGCTACATCCATATCGGCAACCTGCGCACATTTCTGATGGCCGACTGGCTGCGCCGCACACTGATGTACCAGGGCTACCAGGTGCGCCACATCAAGAATATCACCGATGTTGGGCACATGCGCATCGAGATGCTCGACCGCGGCGAAGACAAGCTGATCGCCCAGGCGCGCAAAGAGGGCAAGACCTCGGCGCAGATCGCCGAGTTCTATACCGAGGCGTTTCTCGAAGACGAGCGCCGGCTCAATATTCTGCCCGCGCACGAGTTCCCGCGCGCCACCGCACACGTGCCCGAGATGATCGCGATCACGCAGGGCCTGCTGGCCAATGGGCTAGCCTACGAGGCCGGCGGCAATGTGTTTTTCGACGTACGCAGCTTCCCGAACTATGGCAAGCTCTCGGGCAACTTGCTGGCGCAGATGCTGGCGGGCGTGCGCGATGTGGCCGACCCGTTCCGCCGCAACCCCGAGGATTTTCCGCTGTGGAAGCTGGCCGAGCCTGGCCGCGAGATGGCCTGGGATAGCCCGTGGGGCCGCGGCTTCCCCGGCTGGCATATCGAGTGCAGCGCGATGGCGATCAAGCACCTCGGCGAGCAGTTCGATATTCACACCGGCGGGGTCGACAACCTCTTCCCGCATCACGAGGACGAGATCGCGCAGAGCGAGGGCTATACCGGCAAGCGCTTCGTGAACTACTGGCTGCACGCCCAGCACCTGCTGGCCGACGGCCAGAAGATGGCGAAATCGACCGGCAACGCCTATACGCGCGCCGATATCGAGGCGCGCGGCTTTGATCCGATCGCGCTGCGGCTGCTGTTCGCGTCGATCCACTACCGCAGCCGGCTCAACTTCACCTTCTCGTCGCTCCGCTCGGCGCAGACCGCGCTCGATCGGTTGCGCGCGGCCGCGCTGAGGCTGGCGGCTGCGGCGGGCGGCGTGGCTGCGCCTGGCGCCGAGGATGGCTGGCGCGCGCAGTTCGGGGCCGCGCTCGCGCACGACCTCAACCTGCCGCGCGCGCTGGCACTAGTGTGGGCGCTACTGCGCGGGCGCGGGCCGGCAACCCCGCCGGCGCTCCGGCTGCAGCTGCTGCTCGAGTTCGACCAGGTGTTGGGGCTGGGGCTGGCCGAGTGGCTGCGCACGGCCGGCGCGGCGGGGCACGCGATCGAGGTTGCGCCAGCGCTTCCAGCGGCGGTGGCCGAGCTGGTAGCGCAGCGCCAATCGCTCAGGAGCGCGGGCCACTACACCCAGGCCGACGCACAGCGCGCGCAGATCGCGGCGGCCGGCTATGCCGTGCGCGACACGCGGGCCGGGCCGCTGGTAGTGCTGCGCCGCGCCGACGAAGAGTTCGGCAGCATCTCGCGCCCGGCCGATGTGCCGAGCCAGGCCGGCCAGCCCGATCGCTACGACTTCTCGATCAACCTGCTGGTACACGACAGCCGCGCCGACCTGCAGCGCTGTGTCGAGAGCATTGCGCGGCACGCGGCCGGCTGGAGCCTCGAGCTGGTGATTATCGACAATGGCTCGACCGACGACAGTGTGGCGTATTTGCAGGGGCTGGCGCGCGCCGGCCTGCGCGCCGCCGATGGCACCAGCATCCCGCTCACACTGCTGTTTGCCGACCATAACATGGGCTTTGCGGCCGGCCGCAATGCAACCATGCGCGCCAGCTGCGGCCGGCAGCTGGTGCTACTCGACACCTCGATCGAGCTGCGTGGCCAGATCTGGGCGCCGATCGCGCAAGCGCTGCGCGACGAGCAGGTGGGCCTGGTGGGGCCATATGGCCTGGTGACCGACGACCTGAAGGAATTTACCGAAAGCGCCGGGCCGGATGTCGACGCGATCGAGGGCTACCTGATGGCCTTTCGGCGCGCACTGCTACCCGAGATCGGCCTGTTTGAAGAGAAATTCCGCTTCTACCGCCTGCTCGACGTATATGAGAGCTTTATGATCAAAGCCGCCGGCTACCGGGTGGTGGCGCTGCCCGAGCTGGCTGCGCTGATCGAGAAACATGCGCACCGCGAATGGTATAGCCTGAGCGAAGACGAGCGCGCTACCAAGAGCAAGAAGAACTTCGACATCTACAAGCGTCGCTGGCATCACGGCGAGAGCCTGACCGTGCGCGGCTATACCGACGGCAGCCGCTGGTTCGGCCATGACCACGCCCTGCACCTTGGCACGCATACCCATGCGCCCGCGCAGCTGCCGCCGCCGGGCGTGCCGCATACGCATAAGCATCAGCACTGGCCCGACCACGACCACGAGCATGCGCACGTTCACGATTGA
- a CDS encoding Type 1 glutamine amidotransferase-like domain-containing protein: MTDRRHIQPGTIALVGSGEYLPHMREVDRALLDTLGAGALRVALLPTASGLELGMPERWNTMGAEHFRQLGAEVTPVHLVGSPDARDPQVVAALQGADMYYFSGGNPEYVIETLRDTPAWQAIYAGYLAGAVLAGCSAGAMMLGGYTLSVRSVMRGDAPRWVPALGVLPRLAVMPHFDRVADFAGQAMFRAIVASAPADLTLIGVDEDTALVRSGGSAAWQVLGRQSVSVFGHSGQRTIYRAGEAVTLAT, translated from the coding sequence ATGACAGACCGCCGACACATACAGCCCGGCACGATCGCCCTGGTTGGCTCGGGCGAGTACCTGCCGCACATGCGCGAGGTCGATCGCGCGCTGCTCGACACGCTGGGCGCGGGGGCGCTGCGGGTGGCGCTACTGCCGACCGCCAGCGGGCTCGAGCTGGGCATGCCCGAGCGCTGGAACACCATGGGCGCCGAACACTTCCGCCAGCTTGGCGCCGAGGTAACGCCGGTACATCTCGTTGGTAGCCCCGACGCCCGTGATCCACAGGTTGTGGCTGCGTTGCAAGGCGCCGACATGTACTATTTCTCGGGCGGCAACCCCGAGTATGTGATCGAGACGCTGCGCGACACGCCGGCGTGGCAGGCCATATACGCGGGCTACCTGGCCGGCGCGGTGCTGGCCGGCTGCAGCGCCGGCGCCATGATGTTGGGCGGCTACACGCTGAGCGTGCGCTCGGTGATGCGCGGTGATGCACCGCGCTGGGTGCCGGCGCTAGGCGTGCTGCCGCGCCTTGCGGTGATGCCGCACTTCGACCGCGTGGCCGATTTCGCCGGCCAGGCCATGTTTCGTGCGATCGTGGCCTCGGCGCCGGCCGACCTGACGCTGATCGGTGTTGATGAAGATACCGCGCTGGTGCGTAGCGGCGGGTCGGCGGCCTGGCAAGTGCTCGGCCGCCAGAGCGTGTCGGTATTCGGGCACAGCGGGCAGCGCACGATCTACCGGGCCGGCGAAGCCGTGACGCTGGCGACATGA
- a CDS encoding ABC-F family ATP-binding cassette domain-containing protein yields MNILSLESISKQFADRPLLDQVSLGIEAGERIGVVGVNGSGKTTLLRIVAGAEPPDAGRISMARGLRVAYLPQNPQLDPQLTALEQIFRGDTPEIQLLRAYEHAAAALAAAPHDRRLQDALAGLVAQIDAAGAWDLEHDARTTLGRLGIVDLDTPAGALSGGQRKRVAMAATLLSPADLLILDEPTNHIDIDTVAWLEGFLMRSTAALLLVTHDRYFLDRVVGRIVEIERAQLFTYPANYSHFLELKAARAEQQAAGEARRQTILRKELAWLRRGAQARTTKQQARIDRIAGMQAATPDAPPATLEISVAARRIGKRVIELRGVAKRFGQRTLVRNLDLSLGPRDRLGIIGPNGSGKTTLLNMIAGRLPPDAGTVVIGDTVHLAYYDQESAELDESLRVIDYIKDAAELVRTGEGALISAAQMLDRFLFAPPTHYTPIAKLSGGERRRLYLLRKLVAAPNVLLLDEPTNDLDIQTLAVLEDYLDDFAGALVVVSHDRYFLDRTAERLLVFAGDGQVDEQPGNYSAYAERRQQDAGAKPAGTGAERARPKPAEPQPDRPRKLTFKETRELATLEGTIATLEREQAELQAQITAASSDYQLLVRLTEALERASTRLEAAFERWSELAEIAEAGA; encoded by the coding sequence ATGAACATACTTTCGCTCGAGTCGATTAGTAAGCAGTTTGCCGACCGCCCGCTGCTCGATCAGGTGTCGCTCGGCATCGAGGCCGGCGAGCGGATTGGCGTAGTCGGTGTCAACGGTAGCGGCAAGACCACCCTGCTGCGGATTGTGGCCGGGGCCGAGCCGCCCGATGCTGGGCGCATCAGCATGGCCCGCGGCCTGCGCGTGGCCTACCTACCGCAAAACCCCCAGCTCGACCCGCAGCTCACGGCGCTTGAGCAGATCTTTCGTGGCGACACGCCCGAGATCCAGCTGCTGCGCGCCTACGAGCACGCCGCCGCCGCACTTGCGGCCGCCCCGCACGATCGCCGCCTGCAAGATGCGCTGGCCGGCCTGGTGGCACAGATCGACGCGGCCGGCGCCTGGGATCTCGAGCACGACGCGCGCACCACGCTCGGCCGGCTCGGCATCGTCGACCTGGACACACCGGCGGGTGCGCTCTCGGGCGGGCAGCGCAAGCGGGTGGCTATGGCCGCCACACTGCTCAGCCCGGCCGACCTGCTGATCCTCGATGAGCCAACCAACCACATCGACATCGATACAGTCGCCTGGCTCGAAGGCTTCCTGATGCGCTCAACCGCCGCGCTACTGCTAGTGACGCACGACCGCTATTTCCTCGACCGCGTGGTCGGCCGGATTGTTGAGATCGAGCGCGCGCAGCTGTTCACCTACCCGGCCAACTACAGCCACTTCCTCGAACTCAAGGCCGCGCGCGCCGAGCAGCAGGCGGCCGGCGAGGCCCGCCGCCAGACCATCCTGCGTAAAGAGCTGGCCTGGCTACGCCGTGGCGCGCAGGCGCGCACCACCAAGCAGCAGGCACGCATCGACCGGATCGCCGGCATGCAGGCCGCAACGCCCGATGCACCCCCGGCCACGCTTGAGATTTCGGTGGCCGCGCGCCGGATTGGCAAGCGCGTGATTGAGCTGCGCGGCGTGGCCAAACGCTTCGGCCAACGCACGCTGGTGCGCAACCTCGACCTGAGCCTCGGCCCGCGCGACCGGCTGGGCATCATCGGGCCAAACGGCAGCGGCAAAACCACACTGCTGAACATGATCGCCGGGCGCCTGCCGCCCGACGCCGGCACCGTGGTGATCGGCGACACCGTCCACCTGGCTTACTACGACCAGGAGAGCGCCGAGCTCGACGAGTCGCTGCGCGTGATCGACTATATAAAGGATGCGGCCGAGCTAGTGCGCACCGGCGAGGGCGCGCTGATCAGCGCCGCGCAGATGCTCGATCGGTTTCTGTTCGCGCCGCCAACGCACTACACCCCGATCGCCAAGCTCTCGGGCGGCGAGCGGCGGCGCCTATACCTGCTGCGCAAGCTGGTGGCCGCGCCGAACGTGCTGCTGCTCGACGAGCCTACGAACGATCTCGACATCCAGACGCTGGCGGTGCTTGAGGATTACCTCGACGATTTTGCGGGCGCGCTGGTGGTGGTGTCGCACGATCGCTACTTCCTCGACCGCACGGCCGAGCGGCTGCTGGTGTTCGCAGGCGATGGGCAGGTAGACGAGCAGCCCGGCAACTATAGCGCCTACGCCGAGCGGCGCCAGCAAGATGCCGGCGCCAAACCGGCAGGCACCGGCGCCGAGCGGGCCAGGCCGAAGCCCGCCGAGCCGCAGCCAGACAGGCCACGCAAGCTGACCTTCAAAGAAACGCGTGAGCTTGCGACACTCGAAGGCACGATCGCCACGCTCGAACGCGAGCAGGCCGAGCTGCAAGCGCAGATCACCGCAGCATCGAGCGACTACCAGCTGCTGGTGCGGCTGACCGAGGCGCTCGAGCGGGCCAGCACCAGGCTCGAGGCCGCCTTCGAGCGCTGGAGCGAGCTGGCCGAGATCGCCGAGGCCGGCGCGTGA
- a CDS encoding ferric reductase-like transmembrane domain-containing protein: protein MNDEKAARLAAIRAANAANATGTSSPSPGANTRTTLHQPAIAPADEFADLPPAMALHTALLLMLATAAGALAAVAVLPAWLPNLSQSLLGAEPKAYWYLARASAFVAYILLWLSMLLGLAMTNKLARLWPGGPIAFDLHQHTSLLGLAFALFHALVLLGDQYIDYTLAQVLTPFASTGYKPLAVGLGQIGLYALAVVGFSFYVRGLIGRRMWRVIHFLSFAVFVAALLHGITSGTDSGTALARVIYWGSGASLLFMTIYRMLSANTRPAAVRARSEV, encoded by the coding sequence ATGAACGATGAGAAAGCCGCACGCCTGGCCGCGATCCGCGCCGCCAATGCGGCCAATGCCACCGGCACATCCAGCCCGTCGCCGGGCGCGAATACCCGCACAACCCTGCATCAACCGGCAATCGCCCCCGCCGACGAGTTCGCCGACCTGCCACCAGCCATGGCGCTACACACGGCGCTGCTGCTGATGCTGGCTACCGCTGCGGGCGCGCTGGCAGCAGTGGCCGTGCTGCCGGCCTGGCTGCCCAACCTGAGCCAGTCGCTGCTCGGGGCCGAGCCGAAAGCCTACTGGTACCTCGCACGCGCCAGCGCATTCGTGGCCTACATACTGCTGTGGCTCTCGATGCTGCTGGGCCTTGCGATGACCAATAAGCTGGCACGGCTCTGGCCGGGCGGGCCGATCGCCTTCGATCTGCACCAGCATACCAGCCTGCTGGGTCTGGCGTTCGCGCTGTTCCACGCCCTGGTGTTGCTCGGCGACCAGTATATCGACTACACACTGGCGCAGGTGCTGACGCCGTTCGCCAGCACCGGCTACAAGCCTCTGGCGGTCGGGCTAGGCCAGATCGGGCTGTACGCGCTTGCGGTCGTCGGGTTTAGCTTCTATGTGCGCGGGCTGATTGGGCGAAGGATGTGGCGCGTGATTCATTTCTTGAGCTTCGCCGTGTTTGTCGCGGCGCTGCTGCACGGCATCACCAGCGGCACCGACAGCGGCACGGCGCTGGCGCGCGTGATCTACTGGGGCAGTGGCGCCAGCTTGCTGTTCATGACGATCTACCGGATGCTCAGTGCCAACACCAGGCCGGCCGCAGTGCGTGCCCGCAGCGAGGTGTAG
- a CDS encoding protein kinase, producing the protein MMTKPGDLLLNRYKRIRLLGSGGFGAVYLAEDTRLGRAVAIKEMDAERLAPAERAPAEQMFEREARMLASLDHPGLTRIWDFFQADRCAYLVMEYVPGQTLRELLNRHGGPLDQSLVLECALQLCDVLQYLHSRRPQVIFRDLKPANVMVVEQQTDPAFAPEPLSLRLIDFGIARLFNPDRTADTLIIGTPGYAPPEQYGQGQTDQRSDIYSLGATLHQLLSGQAPGAAPPPPLTTLNPAVAPELARIIARATAYAAADRYPCVEDLRADLLALRPAPTPAPRATPATPSAAPTAPRATPRAAPPPLALPNRPTPARTSALGLVLAVLAIVAIGAIGVLGLRAFGQITGPGAGGAPGPAPTVPPASQEWLLPGASGQIAFGQQGQGGFDVWVATLGGEAPRRLTNDQRSYSPAWSPDGTQLAITHDRDIYIGTAANPMARQIQLGGLQARYPAWSPDGTQLALATSASANGPWRLAIITLASGAISYPDAPDNIAGLAWAPGSRLVFAAPADAGQPQDLFVLDVGRAVNITNTPDTEEDLPNWSPNGRRLAFTSSPAGANQLNLRQITLINPDGSGRQQLTFGAGPHTNAVWSPDGAWIAYLAKETSPDWQVWAMRADGSAPRVLTFGPERKFYLSWGPA; encoded by the coding sequence ATGATGACTAAACCGGGCGACCTGCTTCTAAATCGCTACAAACGCATACGCCTGCTGGGCAGCGGCGGGTTTGGCGCGGTGTACCTGGCCGAAGACACGCGGCTGGGCCGGGCGGTGGCGATCAAAGAGATGGACGCCGAGCGGCTCGCACCGGCCGAGCGTGCGCCGGCCGAGCAGATGTTCGAGCGCGAGGCGCGCATGCTGGCGTCGCTCGATCACCCCGGCCTGACGCGTATCTGGGATTTCTTTCAGGCCGACCGGTGCGCCTACCTGGTGATGGAGTATGTGCCCGGCCAGACGCTGCGCGAGCTGCTCAACCGGCACGGCGGCCCGCTCGACCAGTCGCTGGTGCTGGAGTGCGCGCTCCAGCTGTGCGATGTGCTTCAGTACCTGCATAGCCGCCGCCCGCAGGTGATCTTCCGCGACCTCAAACCCGCGAATGTGATGGTGGTTGAGCAGCAGACCGACCCCGCCTTTGCGCCCGAGCCGCTGTCGCTGCGGCTGATCGACTTTGGTATCGCGCGGCTGTTCAACCCCGATCGCACCGCCGACACCTTGATCATCGGCACGCCCGGCTACGCGCCGCCTGAGCAGTACGGCCAGGGCCAGACCGACCAGCGCAGCGATATTTACAGCCTGGGCGCGACACTGCACCAGCTGCTTAGCGGGCAGGCGCCCGGCGCCGCGCCACCGCCGCCACTGACTACGCTCAATCCGGCGGTGGCGCCCGAGCTGGCGCGCATCATCGCACGTGCGACGGCCTACGCCGCTGCGGATCGCTACCCGTGCGTCGAAGATCTGCGCGCCGACCTGCTGGCGCTGCGGCCGGCACCTACGCCGGCGCCGCGCGCCACCCCGGCAACCCCAAGCGCCGCCCCTACAGCCCCGCGCGCCACGCCACGCGCGGCCCCGCCGCCGCTGGCGCTGCCTAACCGGCCTACACCAGCGCGCACGTCGGCGCTGGGGCTTGTGCTGGCAGTGTTGGCGATTGTCGCGATCGGTGCGATCGGCGTGCTGGGCTTGCGCGCGTTCGGGCAGATAACCGGGCCGGGTGCTGGGGGCGCACCTGGGCCTGCGCCGACCGTGCCGCCGGCATCGCAAGAGTGGCTGCTGCCTGGCGCATCTGGGCAGATTGCCTTTGGCCAGCAGGGCCAGGGCGGCTTCGACGTATGGGTCGCTACGCTTGGCGGCGAGGCGCCACGCAGGCTCACCAACGACCAGCGCAGCTATAGCCCGGCCTGGTCGCCCGATGGCACGCAGCTGGCGATTACGCACGACCGCGACATCTACATTGGCACAGCCGCCAACCCCATGGCCCGGCAGATCCAGCTTGGCGGACTCCAGGCACGCTACCCGGCCTGGTCGCCCGATGGCACGCAGCTAGCGCTGGCTACCAGCGCCAGCGCAAACGGGCCGTGGCGGCTGGCGATCATCACGCTCGCCAGCGGCGCGATCAGCTACCCCGACGCACCCGACAACATCGCCGGGCTGGCGTGGGCGCCGGGCAGCCGCCTGGTGTTCGCCGCCCCGGCCGACGCCGGCCAGCCGCAAGATCTGTTCGTGCTCGATGTAGGCCGGGCGGTGAACATCACCAACACGCCCGACACCGAAGAAGACCTGCCGAACTGGTCGCCCAACGGCCGCCGGCTGGCGTTCACCAGCAGCCCGGCCGGCGCCAACCAGCTCAACCTGCGCCAGATCACGCTGATCAACCCCGACGGTAGCGGCCGTCAGCAGCTGACCTTCGGCGCCGGCCCGCACACCAACGCGGTCTGGTCGCCCGATGGTGCCTGGATCGCCTACCTGGCCAAAGAGACCAGCCCCGACTGGCAGGTGTGGGCCATGCGCGCCGACGGCAGCGCCCCGCGCGTGCTGACCTTTGGCCCCGAGCGTAAATTCTACCTCAGCTGGGGGCCGGCTTAA
- a CDS encoding PepSY domain-containing protein, translating to MQQRTALAIAAAITVFLLIVIGGIAARVTNQVAALPTPTPQPIATSLPSPTADPLAAVQAQVDQRDAAYQQRLAEANTRIEQANGQLGQAYQTQKQLEAKLNDAYAQQRALAQLLEAQPAPAAPQPVAQVDAQAPAPAAAQPAAPAAPAYAVSADQARDIALSTVPGAQLLRAPELVSFEGTAAYEVLLDAGTLYIDANSGQVLFNQAAQQAASQPASSGGGGGGGEREREDGGEHEDGGEHEDGGEHED from the coding sequence ATGCAACAGCGCACAGCCCTGGCCATAGCAGCCGCAATCACGGTGTTCCTCCTGATTGTGATCGGCGGCATCGCCGCGCGCGTCACCAACCAGGTGGCCGCCCTGCCCACGCCCACACCACAGCCGATCGCCACCAGCCTGCCCAGCCCCACTGCTGATCCGCTCGCCGCCGTGCAGGCCCAGGTCGACCAGCGCGATGCCGCTTACCAGCAGCGCCTGGCCGAGGCTAACACGCGCATCGAGCAGGCCAACGGCCAGCTGGGCCAGGCCTACCAGACCCAGAAGCAGCTCGAGGCCAAGCTGAACGATGCCTACGCTCAGCAGCGGGCGCTGGCACAGCTGCTCGAAGCTCAGCCGGCACCCGCCGCACCCCAGCCGGTGGCCCAGGTTGACGCCCAGGCGCCTGCCCCGGCCGCCGCCCAGCCGGCCGCACCAGCCGCACCGGCCTATGCCGTCTCGGCCGACCAAGCGCGCGATATTGCGCTGTCTACTGTGCCGGGCGCGCAGCTGCTACGGGCACCCGAGCTGGTCAGCTTCGAGGGCACTGCCGCCTACGAGGTGCTGCTCGACGCCGGCACGCTGTACATCGACGCTAACTCGGGCCAGGTTCTGTTTAACCAGGCCGCCCAGCAGGCCGCGTCGCAGCCGGCTAGCAGCGGCGGCGGCGGTGGCGGTGGCGAGCGCGAGCGCGAGGATGGCGGTGAGCACGAGGATGGCGGCGAGCACGAGGATGGCGGCGAGCACGAGGACTAG
- a CDS encoding C1 family peptidase, whose protein sequence is MTSQAISFEQIDACQAAFERDPQRRLAGNAVAKSPVSSVALNRRVVAGVDHTFSVALKSNAVTNQNRSGRCWLFAGLNLFRVEAIQRLNVENFELSQNYLLFWDKLEKANYFLETVLDTLDEPTNGRLIMFLLSGPLQDGGQWDMFVNLVKKYGVVPKTAMPETDSSGNTNALTNLMTALLRENAAELRRMHAAGVAAAMLRDRKHAMIDAFYQMLCVHLGEPPRSFEWQWRDKDQAFQRAGTLTPQEFFQRYVGYDLDALACLIHCPTADKPFDQLYTIQYLGNVVEGQIVRYLNVDLAVFKHAAIEMLKDGRPVWFGCDVGKMLETELGILDMELYDYQSVYGFAYRADKAERVDYGHSLMTHAMVFTGVDLDDAGNARKWRVENSWGEKIGDKGFLVMSDAWFDAYMYEVVVDKRYVPAALLPLLEADPIVLPPWDPMGALAAAE, encoded by the coding sequence ATGACATCACAGGCTATCTCGTTCGAGCAGATCGACGCATGTCAAGCCGCGTTCGAGCGCGACCCACAGCGGCGCCTGGCCGGTAACGCCGTGGCGAAATCGCCGGTCAGCTCGGTAGCGCTCAACCGCCGCGTGGTGGCCGGCGTCGACCACACCTTTTCGGTGGCACTGAAGAGCAACGCCGTAACCAACCAGAATCGCAGCGGCCGTTGCTGGCTATTCGCCGGCCTGAATCTGTTCCGGGTTGAGGCGATCCAGCGACTGAATGTCGAGAACTTCGAGCTATCGCAGAATTACTTGCTGTTCTGGGATAAGCTTGAAAAGGCCAACTACTTCCTCGAGACAGTGCTCGATACGCTTGATGAGCCGACCAACGGCCGGCTGATCATGTTCCTGCTGTCTGGCCCGCTGCAAGATGGCGGCCAGTGGGATATGTTCGTCAACCTGGTGAAGAAATATGGCGTGGTGCCTAAGACGGCAATGCCCGAGACCGATAGCAGCGGCAACACCAACGCGCTGACCAACCTGATGACCGCGCTGCTGCGCGAGAACGCGGCCGAGCTGCGGCGCATGCATGCCGCCGGGGTGGCCGCCGCCATGCTGCGCGACCGAAAGCACGCCATGATCGACGCGTTTTACCAGATGCTGTGCGTTCACCTGGGCGAGCCGCCGCGCTCGTTCGAATGGCAGTGGCGCGATAAAGATCAGGCCTTTCAGCGCGCCGGCACGCTCACACCGCAGGAGTTCTTCCAGCGCTATGTTGGCTACGACCTCGACGCGCTTGCCTGCCTGATCCACTGCCCGACGGCCGACAAGCCCTTCGACCAGCTGTATACGATCCAATATCTCGGCAATGTGGTCGAAGGCCAGATCGTGCGCTATTTGAACGTCGATCTGGCCGTATTCAAGCACGCCGCAATCGAGATGCTCAAAGACGGCCGGCCGGTCTGGTTTGGCTGTGATGTCGGCAAGATGCTCGAGACCGAGCTGGGCATCCTCGACATGGAGCTGTACGATTACCAGTCGGTGTACGGCTTCGCGTATCGCGCCGACAAGGCCGAGCGCGTCGACTACGGCCATAGCCTGATGACCCACGCCATGGTCTTCACCGGCGTTGATCTCGACGACGCGGGCAACGCGCGTAAATGGCGGGTTGAGAATAGCTGGGGCGAGAAGATTGGCGACAAGGGCTTCCTGGTGATGAGCGACGCCTGGTTCGACGCATACATGTACGAGGTGGTGGTCGATAAACGCTACGTGCCGGCCGCGCTGCTGCCGCTGCTCGAAGCCGACCCGATTGTGCTACCGCCCTGGGATCCGATGGGCGCACTGGCGGCGGCCGAGTAG